The following proteins are co-located in the Clostridiales bacterium genome:
- a CDS encoding GHKL domain-containing protein, translating into MLFWINFLLWCFGILWIGFFFAMALEPRWEKAPRWLLAVGFTLFCLPEAYLKITSTATPWFELLALLAYGTLLLYILIPFKDRIWKKILLFILFSAITYISEILCKFLAGNMDTSFDPSFNSPEMVWMVATNTTVLIIFSALLLMIWNRFVSQRTTPRRTMIFFIFPFSQLVTLYALNDSIPAEGSSGGVLGSVGILAGFLSDLILLYILVEQGQKEALAMQLQELETLHQVEQIHYQAIEARREEMAKLRHDFNNQLVTAYHLAEQGEMAKMRALLDAVKAGIAGTGEYPYCGNAVVNAVLNEKAAACQARGIRLETELELGEIPSIQPIHMCSIFTNLLDNAIHAAEKCPEPERFILLKSARKEDYLHIKVENSALETKKAHQHQRKGYGQEILRDIALRYGGEFQAEWNSGIYCAMLALTVVE; encoded by the coding sequence ATGCTTTTCTGGATCAATTTCTTACTTTGGTGCTTCGGAATTTTATGGATTGGATTCTTTTTCGCCATGGCGCTGGAGCCCCGTTGGGAAAAGGCACCCCGCTGGCTTCTTGCTGTAGGCTTTACGCTGTTTTGCCTTCCGGAAGCATATTTGAAAATCACCAGCACGGCAACCCCCTGGTTTGAGCTTCTGGCCTTGCTTGCCTATGGCACACTGCTGCTGTATATATTGATCCCCTTTAAGGACCGGATCTGGAAGAAAATTCTACTCTTCATTCTTTTTAGTGCAATTACGTACATCAGTGAAATACTTTGCAAGTTTCTCGCTGGAAACATGGACACTTCCTTTGATCCGTCCTTCAACTCACCGGAAATGGTCTGGATGGTAGCTACCAATACCACTGTTCTTATCATTTTTTCTGCGTTGCTTCTCATGATATGGAATCGGTTTGTCAGTCAGAGAACAACACCTCGCCGAACCATGATTTTTTTCATATTTCCGTTCAGTCAGCTGGTTACGCTGTATGCCCTCAATGACAGCATTCCAGCAGAAGGCTCTTCCGGCGGAGTTCTCGGCAGCGTTGGAATCTTAGCTGGTTTTCTTTCTGATTTGATCCTGCTTTATATTCTCGTGGAGCAGGGGCAGAAGGAAGCCCTTGCAATGCAGCTTCAGGAGCTGGAAACGCTTCACCAAGTGGAGCAGATTCACTACCAGGCCATTGAAGCCAGACGAGAAGAAATGGCAAAGCTTCGCCACGACTTTAATAATCAGCTCGTTACCGCATACCATCTGGCAGAGCAAGGTGAAATGGCAAAGATGCGTGCACTTTTGGACGCAGTCAAGGCGGGTATTGCCGGTACAGGAGAATATCCTTACTGTGGCAACGCTGTGGTCAATGCCGTTTTGAATGAAAAGGCTGCAGCCTGTCAAGCCCGAGGGATACGGCTGGAAACCGAGCTGGAGCTTGGAGAGATTCCATCCATACAGCCAATTCACATGTGCAGCATTTTTACAAATCTTTTGGACAATGCCATTCACGCGGCGGAGAAATGCCCTGAGCCTGAGCGGTTTATTTTACTAAAATCAGCAAGAAAAGAAGACTACCTCCACATCAAGGTTGAAAACTCTGCCTTAGAAACAAAAAAAGCCCATCAACACCAGCGTAAAGGCTACGGGCAGGAAATTCTTCGTGATATCGCCCTTCGGTACGGCGGCGAATTTCAGGCAGAATGGAACAGCGGAATTTATTGCGCCATGCTTGCTCTGACGGTGGTGGAATAA
- a CDS encoding amidohydrolase family protein gives MEDFMAFGFFRKTETADIIFMGGKIYTQNTDMPWTEAVACKNGLILALGDYEDIKELEGKHTKIVDLAGGFMLPGLIETSGHPVLDTFKNSCLFLKKGTFDETLSQISEYAGAQTDSEIIFAYGYEESIFESLEQDKASEALDEICQEKPVVVLGKSGLHCWLNTLATETVKAAAAEDEITTISLAYLLHVLEPFHSDIIPKEFTDGMLRYCKKGFTSVFDCGAPEYFTSIYQGFMVHAYQENMVKNRFFGSLLVTRDINPAPMIRKLSQYRTHCVELNEHVNFSTLKLLVDRTPGAVSITDSALREFCLLAADNGFDIHIDAIGGQAVAEAVEALQASRSAGYKKSAFTVAHDKDADNAALEHTSLGTDIKETPRTYEREGAWIGIQRAATITEALDLLTVDGAIQLGIIDSFGTIEKGKHADFAVFDKDPFGLGSIEALKELQAVMTVIDGKVVYDAAEDNSNQWHLMLTPQDFEFDE, from the coding sequence ATGGAGGACTTTATGGCGTTCGGATTTTTTAGGAAAACAGAAACAGCCGACATCATTTTTATGGGCGGCAAAATCTATACTCAAAATACTGACATGCCCTGGACGGAAGCAGTTGCCTGTAAGAACGGGCTGATTCTCGCCTTGGGCGATTATGAAGATATCAAGGAACTTGAAGGGAAGCATACCAAAATCGTTGATCTGGCAGGAGGCTTCATGCTCCCCGGTTTGATAGAAACCTCCGGTCATCCTGTTTTAGACACATTTAAGAATTCCTGTCTGTTTCTGAAAAAAGGTACCTTCGATGAGACCTTGTCACAAATTTCCGAATATGCAGGTGCACAAACTGATTCAGAGATCATCTTTGCCTATGGCTATGAAGAATCGATCTTCGAGTCTCTTGAGCAGGACAAAGCCAGCGAAGCACTGGATGAAATCTGTCAGGAGAAGCCTGTTGTTGTACTGGGGAAAAGCGGACTTCACTGCTGGCTCAATACCCTTGCAACAGAGACAGTAAAGGCCGCAGCAGCTGAGGATGAGATCACCACAATTTCTCTGGCATATCTGCTCCATGTTTTGGAACCTTTTCATTCCGACATTATTCCAAAAGAATTTACAGACGGCATGCTCCGATATTGCAAGAAGGGATTCACCTCTGTTTTTGACTGCGGTGCTCCAGAGTATTTTACTTCTATATACCAGGGTTTTATGGTTCATGCTTATCAGGAGAATATGGTGAAAAATCGGTTTTTCGGCTCTCTTTTAGTCACCAGGGATATTAATCCTGCACCCATGATCCGGAAACTGTCTCAATACCGTACGCACTGCGTAGAGCTCAATGAACATGTGAATTTTTCTACGTTAAAGCTCCTTGTTGATCGAACACCCGGAGCTGTCTCCATTACGGATAGTGCTTTGCGGGAGTTCTGCCTGCTGGCAGCCGACAACGGCTTTGACATTCACATTGATGCCATTGGAGGCCAAGCAGTTGCAGAAGCAGTGGAGGCGCTGCAAGCCAGCCGTTCTGCCGGATATAAAAAATCCGCCTTCACCGTGGCACACGATAAAGATGCGGATAATGCAGCACTTGAGCACACAAGCTTAGGAACTGATATCAAAGAAACTCCACGCACCTATGAACGAGAAGGCGCCTGGATCGGCATTCAAAGAGCGGCAACGATAACCGAAGCCTTGGATCTGCTCACCGTTGATGGAGCAATCCAGTTGGGAATCATTGACAGCTTCGGTACCATTGAAAAGGGAAAACATGCAGACTTTGCAGTCTTTGACAAAGACCCCTTTGGGTTGGGAAGTATCGAAGCATTAAAAGAATTACAGGCTGTCATGACCGTAATTGATGGTAAAGTGGTTTACGATGCAGCAGAAGATAATTCAAATCAATGGCACCTGATGCTCACACCTCAAGATTTCGAATTCGACGAATAG
- a CDS encoding amidohydrolase has product MNLLIKNGRILTMAGKVYESGCILIRNDKVAEIGESISIASNEQIETIDASGCWVMPGLIDAHCHIGITEEKKGFEGDDCNEMNDPMTPYIRAIDAINPMDSAFHNAIGSGITSMMTGPGSSNVVGGQSAFIKADGRCIDDMAVLAPAAMKIGLGENPKNNYDELKMLPTTRMTIAAFLREELFNAKEYLRKKEAADKNGSDFESDFRKDCWIPVLRKEIPLKAHAHRADDILTAIRIAKEFDLKLTLDHCTEGHLIADEIAASGFPAIVGPTLSSRSKIEIQNMDFKTVGILHRHGVEVAICTDHPVSRIQYLPICAGYAVKEGLNMEEGLKAITINPAQICGVAHRVGSLEVGKDADIAIFDGNPMEVFTKTKFTIINGKIVYRADEKTTDSGRRD; this is encoded by the coding sequence ATGAATCTTTTGATAAAAAACGGACGGATTCTCACCATGGCGGGCAAAGTATACGAATCGGGCTGTATTCTGATCCGGAACGACAAAGTTGCAGAAATAGGAGAATCAATCAGCATCGCCTCAAATGAGCAAATCGAGACGATTGATGCATCTGGGTGCTGGGTCATGCCAGGCCTGATTGACGCACACTGCCATATCGGAATCACGGAAGAGAAAAAAGGATTTGAGGGCGATGACTGCAACGAGATGAACGACCCGATGACGCCTTACATCAGAGCGATTGATGCCATCAATCCAATGGATTCAGCATTCCATAATGCCATTGGATCAGGAATCACCTCGATGATGACTGGGCCGGGCAGCTCCAATGTTGTAGGAGGACAATCCGCATTTATTAAGGCGGACGGGCGATGCATCGATGATATGGCTGTTCTTGCTCCTGCGGCAATGAAAATCGGACTGGGGGAAAACCCTAAAAACAACTATGATGAGTTAAAAATGCTCCCCACTACCAGAATGACCATTGCGGCGTTCTTGCGGGAAGAACTTTTTAATGCGAAAGAATATTTGAGAAAGAAAGAAGCTGCAGACAAGAACGGCAGTGATTTTGAGAGCGACTTTAGAAAAGATTGCTGGATCCCGGTGCTGCGAAAAGAAATACCGTTGAAAGCCCATGCCCACAGAGCAGATGATATTCTAACCGCAATTCGCATTGCCAAGGAATTCGACCTCAAGCTGACGCTTGATCATTGCACCGAGGGCCATCTCATTGCAGACGAGATTGCGGCTTCGGGATTTCCGGCTATTGTTGGGCCCACATTATCCTCAAGAAGTAAAATCGAAATTCAGAATATGGATTTTAAAACCGTTGGAATCCTTCATCGGCACGGTGTCGAAGTTGCCATTTGTACCGATCATCCTGTATCAAGAATTCAGTATCTGCCTATCTGTGCTGGATATGCGGTCAAGGAAGGTCTTAATATGGAAGAAGGTCTGAAGGCAATTACCATCAATCCAGCACAAATCTGCGGTGTGGCTCATCGTGTAGGAAGCCTTGAAGTAGGAAAGGATGCGGATATTGCTATTTTTGATGGAAATCCAATGGAGGTTTTCACAAAAACAAAATTTACCATTATCAATGGGAAAATCGTCTATCGCGCAGATGAAAAAACCACTGACAGTGGGAGACGAGATTAA
- a CDS encoding WG repeat-containing protein gives MQPQEIPLACMHSNKGTGIDLKLFALLDPCGMKAERFLGGTVMKKYLIILIFMAMVFSVPAAVSAETYTETVVTGLGSGYYMAWGTFSEGMCAFSDGEKYGYVNSDGKVAIDCKLSLVAYGFASSEFSEGVARTVINDKICFIDKSGKTVLATNYSYSANANQYSWSDTMNWGIAAFHEGRACVVGDNGKWGFIDKTGNAITDFLFTIGAKFENGKAYVSYEGGGSNLIDLNGNKLFPRDYGRIDEKEDGSWYCYDLTFHPEIEVGTFFGTAYDTNSYDVYDANCTYIKTVKVDKKYETPDRIDFLRAIHQYGFDQNRYSYAYEVGNGLVLAELKEFDEDGNYRVLIDIATKKELAIPPFVTAEEFNDDGICVIGRRCPENNVSYIKIGAIDMKGNLLVPFNYLGSSWAKKFNNGFLLAQRASDHKLVVVKLAGAKSY, from the coding sequence ATGCAGCCACAGGAAATACCATTAGCTTGCATGCACAGTAATAAAGGAACGGGAATAGATCTAAAGTTGTTTGCATTGCTTGATCCATGTGGAATGAAAGCAGAACGGTTTCTGGGAGGAACAGTTATGAAGAAATACCTTATCATTTTAATTTTTATGGCGATGGTGTTCAGCGTGCCGGCTGCGGTATCTGCGGAAACCTACACCGAGACCGTGGTGACTGGACTTGGTTCCGGCTATTACATGGCGTGGGGTACGTTCAGTGAAGGGATGTGTGCGTTTTCCGACGGTGAAAAGTATGGTTATGTAAATTCAGATGGTAAGGTGGCCATCGACTGCAAACTGAGCCTTGTCGCCTATGGTTTTGCAAGCTCGGAATTTTCTGAAGGTGTCGCAAGGACCGTGATCAATGATAAGATCTGCTTTATCGACAAGAGCGGAAAGACCGTGCTTGCCACAAACTATAGCTATTCAGCAAATGCGAATCAATACAGTTGGTCTGACACAATGAACTGGGGTATCGCCGCCTTTCACGAAGGGCGGGCATGCGTTGTAGGCGATAACGGGAAATGGGGGTTTATTGACAAAACCGGAAATGCCATAACTGACTTTCTGTTCACCATCGGGGCAAAATTCGAGAACGGAAAAGCATATGTTAGCTATGAAGGCGGTGGCAGTAACCTCATCGATCTTAACGGCAATAAACTGTTTCCCAGGGATTATGGCAGAATTGATGAGAAGGAGGATGGAAGCTGGTACTGCTATGACCTGACTTTTCATCCAGAGATCGAGGTTGGTACCTTCTTTGGAACAGCTTACGATACAAACAGCTACGATGTTTATGATGCAAACTGCACCTATATAAAAACCGTTAAGGTTGACAAAAAATATGAGACACCGGATAGGATTGATTTTTTAAGAGCCATTCATCAGTATGGGTTTGACCAAAACAGGTACTCCTATGCGTATGAGGTGGGCAATGGCCTTGTGTTGGCAGAGTTAAAAGAGTTCGATGAAGATGGTAATTATCGTGTTCTGATAGATATTGCAACAAAAAAAGAATTGGCAATTCCACCGTTTGTTACGGCAGAAGAGTTTAATGATGACGGTATTTGTGTGATCGGAAGACGCTGTCCTGAAAATAATGTGAGCTATATAAAAATAGGCGCGATTGACATGAAAGGAAATCTCCTGGTTCCATTTAATTACCTTGGAAGCAGCTGGGCAAAGAAATTCAACAACGGATTTCTTCTGGCACAGAGAGCCTCAGATCATAAATTGGTGGTTGTGAAGCTCGCCGGAGCCAAATCATATTAA
- a CDS encoding DUF3787 domain-containing protein encodes MTEQNLNERNRKTKVESHVTAALFSNNGTYNELSGVYIPSEQEVALAKDFVDENEK; translated from the coding sequence ATGACAGAGCAAAACTTAAACGAAAGAAACAGGAAAACGAAGGTTGAAAGTCATGTGACAGCAGCTTTGTTCAGCAATAACGGCACTTATAATGAGCTTTCCGGCGTCTATATTCCCAGCGAGCAAGAAGTTGCCCTCGCAAAAGATTTCGTGGATGAAAACGAAAAATAG
- a CDS encoding manganese catalase family protein, with the protein MFKHEKQLLNPVKIERPNPQYAVLLQEQLGGGNGELKAAMQYISQSFRIKDQEIKDLFLDIGAEELSHMEMVATTINLLNGHEVDYEKTGVGEIQTHVLLGLNPGLMNSSGYSWTADYVTVTGDLCADLLSNIASEQRAKVVYEYLYRQINDKYVKETIDFLLNREEAHNALFRQAFNKVQDTGSNKDFGVTEDSKLYFNLSTPSASDAMRNNMNVNPPSFNN; encoded by the coding sequence ATGTTTAAACATGAAAAACAATTGTTGAATCCCGTTAAGATTGAACGACCCAATCCCCAGTATGCGGTCTTGCTGCAAGAACAGCTGGGAGGAGGGAATGGCGAACTGAAAGCTGCGATGCAATATATTTCACAGAGCTTTCGGATTAAAGATCAGGAAATCAAGGATCTATTCTTAGATATCGGTGCAGAGGAATTATCCCACATGGAAATGGTTGCAACCACCATTAATCTGCTCAACGGACATGAGGTTGATTATGAAAAGACTGGGGTTGGAGAAATCCAGACTCATGTGCTCCTTGGTCTCAATCCAGGTTTGATGAATTCATCCGGATACTCCTGGACCGCCGACTATGTGACGGTTACCGGAGATCTTTGTGCGGACCTGCTTTCTAATATCGCTTCAGAGCAAAGGGCGAAGGTGGTTTACGAATACCTCTACAGGCAGATCAATGATAAGTATGTAAAAGAAACCATTGATTTTCTGCTGAATAGAGAGGAGGCTCATAATGCTTTGTTCCGCCAGGCATTTAACAAGGTACAGGATACAGGATCCAATAAAGATTTCGGCGTGACAGAGGATTCCAAGCTCTATTTCAACCTTTCAACTCCTTCAGCCAGCGATGCTATGCGAAACAATATGAATGTCAATCCACCGAGCTTTAATAATTAA